Proteins from a genomic interval of Niabella soli DSM 19437:
- a CDS encoding SDR family oxidoreductase, with the protein MIFKNKTAVISGATRGIGKAIALKLASEGANIVIAAKSVTENEKLGGTIYSAAKEVEVAGGQALPIACDVREEEQVRHVMEEAKKAFGGIDIVINNASAISLTDTASTPLKRYNLMQEINVRGSFLMVQAALPYLKESAAAHILTLSPPINLNPKWLGPHIAYTLSKYNMSLLTLGWAAEFKNIPIAANALWPRTTIDTAAVRNLLGGAALANMSRTPEIVADAAFYILQKPPQTCTGNCFIDEEVLKSEGITDFSRYAVVPGGKLYNDLFLDE; encoded by the coding sequence ATGATCTTCAAAAACAAAACCGCCGTTATTTCCGGCGCTACGCGGGGTATTGGAAAAGCCATTGCTTTGAAACTGGCTTCCGAAGGAGCCAATATTGTTATCGCCGCAAAATCGGTCACAGAAAACGAAAAACTAGGGGGCACTATTTATTCCGCAGCAAAAGAAGTGGAAGTTGCGGGCGGCCAAGCGCTGCCGATCGCCTGTGATGTAAGAGAGGAAGAACAGGTCCGGCATGTAATGGAGGAGGCAAAAAAAGCATTTGGCGGCATCGATATAGTGATCAATAATGCATCCGCCATTTCCTTAACCGATACGGCTTCCACCCCTTTAAAACGGTATAACCTGATGCAGGAAATCAATGTGCGGGGCAGTTTCCTGATGGTGCAGGCGGCCTTGCCTTACTTAAAAGAATCGGCCGCTGCGCATATTCTTACACTATCGCCCCCCATCAACCTCAATCCCAAATGGCTAGGGCCGCATATCGCCTATACCTTGTCCAAATACAATATGAGCCTGCTGACCCTGGGCTGGGCGGCTGAATTTAAAAATATACCCATCGCCGCCAATGCCTTATGGCCCCGAACCACCATCGACACGGCCGCCGTTCGCAACCTGTTGGGCGGAGCGGCCCTTGCCAATATGAGCCGCACCCCGGAAATTGTGGCCGACGCCGCTTTTTATATCCTGCAAAAACCACCGCAAACCTGCACCGGTAATTGTTTTATTGATGAAGAAGTGCTAAAGTCTGAGGGTATTACCGATTTTAGCCGGTATGCGGTTGTTCCAGGCGGAAAATTATACAACGATCTGTTTTTGGACGAATAA
- a CDS encoding GNAT family N-acetyltransferase, with protein MTNNKFDIKLRPTEIVDLDTLFQFQTDKEGGYMAAFMPKDPTDKKAYIEKYTKLLGDPTVNNQTIILDNKIVGSIAKFIIQGDTEITYWIDRNFWGKGIATQALKTFLTIETVRPIWGRVAFDNFGSQKVLEKCGFDKIGTDKGFANARQEETEEFIYQLT; from the coding sequence ATGACAAACAATAAATTCGACATAAAACTCAGACCAACGGAAATTGTTGATCTGGACACTTTGTTTCAATTTCAAACTGACAAAGAAGGGGGATACATGGCTGCATTTATGCCTAAAGACCCGACAGACAAAAAGGCTTACATAGAAAAATATACAAAATTGCTGGGCGACCCAACGGTAAACAATCAAACAATCATCCTTGACAATAAGATTGTGGGAAGTATTGCCAAGTTTATTATACAAGGCGACACAGAAATTACCTATTGGATTGACAGAAATTTTTGGGGAAAAGGTATTGCAACACAGGCGCTCAAAACTTTTCTTACTATTGAAACGGTAAGACCAATTTGGGGGCGGGTAGCATTTGATAATTTTGGCTCACAGAAAGTGTTAGAAAAATGTGGTTTTGACAAAATAGGCACCGACAAAGGATTTGCCAATGCCCGACAAGAGGAAACAGAAGAATTTATTTATCAACTGACTTAA